A window of Drosophila subobscura isolate 14011-0131.10 chromosome E, UCBerk_Dsub_1.0, whole genome shotgun sequence contains these coding sequences:
- the LOC117890233 gene encoding uncharacterized protein LOC117890233 isoform X2: protein MDYWDATSRQLHFEVFGKCGFEDRTLAEISGPSKSGKSLVMQKLMAHCLAPYKYGGRQWSIGFISLSHKINQESLEKAVRAELREWIGMDAPTEEEQAKIAKECTRKL, encoded by the exons atggaCTATTGGGACGCGACTTCCAGACAGCTTCATTTCGAAGTGTTTGGAAAGTGCGGCTTTGAGGACAGAACTCTAGCCGAGATCTCTGGACCATCCAAGAGCGGCAAGAGTTTGGTGATGCAGAAGCTAATGGCACATTGCTTGGCTCCCTACAAGTACGGAGGACGTCAATGGAGCATTGGATTCATCAGTCTCAGCCACAAAATCAACCAGGAGTCACTGGAAAAAGCCGTCAGAGCAGAACTGCGGGAATGGATTGGCATGGATGCTCCCactgaggaggagcaggcgaaAATAGCAAAGGAATGC ACACGCAAGCTATAA
- the LOC117890233 gene encoding uncharacterized protein LOC117890233 isoform X1 has translation MDYWDATSRQLHFEVFGKCGFEDRTLAEISGPSKSGKSLVMQKLMAHCLAPYKYGGRQWSIGFISLSHKINQESLEKAVRAELREWIGMDAPTEEEQAKIAKECCPQTRKL, from the exons atggaCTATTGGGACGCGACTTCCAGACAGCTTCATTTCGAAGTGTTTGGAAAGTGCGGCTTTGAGGACAGAACTCTAGCCGAGATCTCTGGACCATCCAAGAGCGGCAAGAGTTTGGTGATGCAGAAGCTAATGGCACATTGCTTGGCTCCCTACAAGTACGGAGGACGTCAATGGAGCATTGGATTCATCAGTCTCAGCCACAAAATCAACCAGGAGTCACTGGAAAAAGCCGTCAGAGCAGAACTGCGGGAATGGATTGGCATGGATGCTCCCactgaggaggagcaggcgaaAATAGCAAAGGAATGC TGCCCTCAGACACGCAAGCTATAA
- the LOC117890616 gene encoding zinc finger protein 33A, whose translation MRDADAPEPQPSSSGGLLDEEGCNGQHQKGEVDENANCTICGAAKSSALLDLRSNQVMQRRLSRDWKMQADVIRSTLKAICVECVCKLNMHSEVTRSLMQRMQRLQHEGSGPSTVTTTTVTPTQLSPPIADAEVSTTLVDLQEVQMPATDQSGRSSRSSCSVLEAYAAQPPESPSATESGGTRNNSVNAQDGWKWRTRLVCQHCGRAYFRKDYFTVHSRRCRSQRRLPKARCRVLNEAGSDEDTVSPRSLQPSLRPTRTFHCRHCEEEFFTVISLRQHQRNTHQTRHPCSLCEAAFDTKYEWELHHTICSARHEALKIHHMDETTHKGRARSTRSRSRACSEDWNKYTTNVQVDYDDSECEEQELEENEHDDQVDTMYTRRMNFTGDWIVNHSRSNSNSALNLSRLYDNYVLEESHIRTDKEYDLHMLDLLKAQVQLNEFSCFTCGYQTDSLSALMKHDYMRHWKMSWFYCQKCGDVFTSKVFLDYHLHRQNRGVYICHKCQDEFDYQNQLDCHLVLHNKGINYQCNFCRLAFLSEAKLLAHCARCGHSPNDDPPLIRIERAISISNYPPGPEISHQKWEYEERELLLPGDPMPSSRPMHLPNHKPFRFAIGICDFENRNQPNCAGCQ comes from the exons ATGCGagatgctgatgctcctgAACCACAGCCAAGTAGCAGTGGCGGGTTGCTGGATGAGGAAGGGTGCAACGGCCAGCACCAGAAAGGTGAGGTGGACGAAAACGCCAACTGCACCATCTGTGGGGCCGCAAAATCGTCCGCCCTGCTGGACCTCAGGTCCAATCAGGTAATGCAGCGCCGCCTCAGTCGGGACTGGAAGATGCAG GCCGATGTAATCCGATCTACACTGAAAGCCATATGCGTAGAGTGCGTTTGCAAGTTGAACATGCACTCGGAGGTCACGCGCTCTCTGATGCAGCGGATGCAACGGCTGCAACATGAAGGAAGCGGCCCGTCCACCGTGACGACGACTACGGTTACGCCCACACAACTCAGTCCTCCCATAGCGGATGCCGAGGTGTCCACTACTCTAGTAGATTTGCAGGAAGTCCAAATGCCAGCCACTGACCAAAGCGGTCGCAGCTCACGGTCCTCTTGCTCCGTACTAGAAGCCTACGCTGCTCAGCCACCTGAATCTCCTTCTGCGACCGAGTCGGGCGGCACTCGCAACAACAGTGTAAATGCCCAGGACGGCTGGAAGTGGCGCACACGGCTGGTCTGTCAACACTGTGGGCGAGCCTACTTCCGCAAAGACTATTTTACTGTGCACTCACGCCGGTGCAGGTCGCAACGTCGTCTGCCCAAGGCTAGGTGTCGTGTTCTCAATGAAGCCGGCAGTGATGAAGACACTGTGTCGCCTCGTTCGCTGCAGCCGTCCTTGCGCCCCACTCGCACCTTTCACTGCCGCCACTGCGAAGAGGAGTTTTTTACAGTAATAAGCCTACGCCAGCACCAGCGCAATACCCATCAAACCCGGCATCCGTGCAGTCTGTGCGAGGCGGCGTTCGACACCAAGTACGAGTGGGAGCTGCACCACACAATTTGCAGTGCCAGGCATGAG GCTCTAAAAATCCACCATATGGATGAGACAACGCACAAGGGAAGGGCACGGTCAACACGTTCGCGTTCGCGGGCATGTTCTGAAGATTGGAATAAGTACACTACCAACGTCCAAGTAGACTACGATGACAGCGAATGTgaagagcaggagctggaagAAAATGAACATGATGACCAGGTGGATACCATGTACACACGGAGAATGAACTTCACGGGTGACTGGATTGTAAACCACAGtcgaagcaacagcaacagtgctCTCAACCTGTCCCGGCTGTACGATAACTACGTGCTGGAGGAGTCGCACATAAGAACAGACAAGGAGTACG ATCTACACATGCTTGATTTGCTGAAGGCGCAAGTTCAGCTGAATGAATTTTCCTGCTTCACCTGTGGCTATCAGACGGATTCGCTAAGTGCGTTGATGAAACACGACTACATGCGTCATTGGAAGATGAGCTGGTTCTACTGCCAAAAGTGCGGGGACGTTTTCACCAGCAA AGTCTTCCTCGACTACCATCTGCATAGGCAGAACCGCGGCGTGTATATTTGCCACAAGTGTCAGGACGAGTTCGATTACCAGAATCAACTGGACTGTCATCTGGTTCTCCACAACAAGGGTATCAACTACCAGTGCAACTTCTGCCGCCTGGCGTTCCTTAGTGAAGCCAAGCTACTGGCCCACTGCGCCCGTTGCGGACACAGTCCCAATGACGACCCACCGCTCATCCGGATCGAGCGCGCCATTTCAATCAGCAATTACCCGCCCGGCCCTGAAATCAGTCACCAAAAGTGGGAGTACGAGGAACgagagctgctcctgcccggagACCCCATGCCATCCAGCAGGCCTATGCACTTACCCAATCATAAGCCCTTCCGATTCGCCATTGGAATCTGCGATTTCGAAAACCGCAACCAGCCCAATTGTGCGGGCTGTCAGTAA
- the LOC117892647 gene encoding 12 kDa FK506-binding protein, whose protein sequence is MGVQVVPIAPGDGSTFPKNGQKVVVHYTGTLDDGTKFDSSRDRNKPFKFTIGKGEVIRGWDEGVAQLSVGQRAKLICSPDYAYGSRGHPGVIPPNSTLTFDVELLKVE, encoded by the exons ATGGGCGTACAAGTTGTTCCAATTGCTCCCGGTGATG GCAGCACATTCCCCAAGAACGGACAAAAAGTCGTCGTGCACTACACTGGAACCTTGGACGATGGCACCAAG TTTGATTCGTCCCGGGACCGCAACAAGCCTTTCAAGTTCACCATCGGCAAGGGCGAAGTCATCCGCGGTTGGGACGAGGGCGTTGCTCAATTGAGCGTTGGCCAGCGCGCCAAGCTTATCTGCTCCCCGGACTACGCCTACGGCAGCCGTGGACACCCAGGAGTCATCCCCCCCAACTCCACCCTGACTTTCGACGTTGAGTTGCTCAAGGTCGAATAA